Proteins encoded in a region of the Pigmentiphaga litoralis genome:
- a CDS encoding TetR/AcrR family transcriptional regulator encodes MDSDLSPRAAEIVTCAQTLLVSGGYNGFSYADISTSVHISKATIHHHFPTKAELVQKVLKRYREQARAGIEAMDRTIKDPVRRLGAYTGYWEACISDDTASMCVCAMLAAELPAIPSLVADEVRGHFHDLSAWLASVLQAGATTGAFQLRQTADVEAMTLMATIHGAMLSARAYRDPGIFKAIVSPIVKQLSRPA; translated from the coding sequence ATGGATTCAGACCTTTCCCCCAGAGCTGCCGAGATTGTCACCTGTGCCCAGACCTTGCTGGTCTCGGGGGGCTACAACGGGTTCAGCTACGCCGACATCTCAACGTCGGTTCACATCAGCAAAGCCACCATCCACCACCATTTCCCGACCAAGGCGGAGCTGGTTCAGAAGGTCCTCAAGCGCTACCGCGAACAGGCGCGCGCAGGTATCGAGGCGATGGACCGCACCATCAAAGACCCGGTTCGGCGACTCGGTGCCTACACCGGATATTGGGAAGCCTGCATCAGCGACGACACGGCATCGATGTGCGTGTGCGCCATGCTGGCTGCGGAGTTGCCGGCCATCCCCAGCCTGGTGGCGGATGAGGTGCGCGGGCACTTTCACGACCTGTCGGCATGGTTGGCGAGCGTTTTGCAGGCCGGCGCAACAACAGGCGCCTTCCAGTTGCGCCAGACGGCCGACGTCGAAGCCATGACGTTGATGGCGACCATTCATGGCGCCATGTTGTCGGCTCGGGCGTACCGCGACCCCGGCATCTTCAAGGCGATCGTCAGCCCTATCGTGAAGCAACTGTCCCGGCCTGCTTGA
- a CDS encoding MFS transporter, protein METNTSDKRRWLAFAVLLVGAFLPPLDFFIVNVALPSMQADLRTSAAELQMVISGYAGAYAVFLITGGRLGDIFGRRKIFLLGITGFGLTSLLCGLASSPEMLIAGRVLQGLSAAAMAPQGLASIHALFPEHERSRALGFYAAAVGLAAVVAQALGGALISADLFHLEWRIIFLINLPVVAAVLIGGLPLLPDARGDRPAPVDLVGVLLCALTLGLLIVPLVEGREMGWPGWALAMLAACPAAGYGFWRYEMAYARRGGVPLVSVDLVRTPGLMSGLGGVLFFYVISAFFLVFSVYLQSALGLDPLETGLVFLPFGIGFFIGPLTTPLAIRVFGRWVAVMGMVLEVVGCVWLAVLVADAPGQMPAHLPLIIAIGLLGFGQGWALPTLVRSVIDRAPASGSGMIAGITNSALQISAALGVAIFGGVFFTVAGPSPDPRSMATALVAAMLGLAASLTIAAILSIVAARATIRMAAYPAAGAPPA, encoded by the coding sequence ATGGAAACGAACACTTCAGACAAGCGCCGCTGGCTGGCATTCGCGGTGTTGCTGGTCGGGGCGTTTCTGCCCCCGCTGGACTTCTTCATCGTCAATGTCGCCTTGCCCTCCATGCAAGCGGACTTGAGGACGAGCGCGGCCGAACTGCAGATGGTGATTTCCGGCTATGCCGGGGCCTATGCGGTCTTTCTCATCACCGGAGGGCGGCTTGGCGATATCTTCGGCAGACGAAAGATCTTCCTCTTGGGTATCACTGGCTTTGGACTGACGTCGCTGCTATGCGGGCTTGCAAGCTCGCCCGAGATGCTGATCGCGGGGCGCGTGCTGCAAGGGCTGAGCGCCGCCGCCATGGCGCCGCAAGGCCTTGCCTCCATTCATGCCCTCTTTCCGGAACATGAGCGTTCACGCGCCTTGGGTTTCTACGCGGCGGCAGTCGGATTGGCGGCGGTGGTCGCGCAAGCGCTGGGCGGCGCATTGATCTCGGCAGACCTTTTCCACCTTGAGTGGCGCATCATCTTTTTGATCAACCTGCCCGTGGTTGCCGCGGTCCTGATCGGCGGCTTGCCTTTGCTGCCCGACGCCCGCGGCGACCGCCCCGCACCCGTCGACCTGGTTGGTGTGCTGCTGTGCGCTTTGACCCTGGGCCTGCTCATCGTGCCGTTGGTCGAAGGACGCGAAATGGGGTGGCCCGGGTGGGCGTTGGCGATGCTGGCCGCCTGCCCGGCCGCCGGCTACGGCTTCTGGCGATACGAGATGGCCTATGCCCGGCGCGGCGGGGTGCCGCTGGTCAGCGTCGATCTGGTCCGCACGCCCGGCCTGATGAGCGGCCTGGGGGGCGTGCTGTTTTTCTATGTCATCTCGGCATTTTTTCTGGTCTTCTCCGTCTACCTGCAATCGGCGCTGGGCCTGGACCCCTTGGAGACGGGCCTGGTATTTCTACCGTTCGGCATCGGCTTTTTCATCGGGCCTTTAACGACCCCGCTGGCGATCCGCGTCTTCGGTCGTTGGGTTGCCGTCATGGGCATGGTGCTGGAAGTGGTGGGTTGTGTGTGGCTGGCTGTCCTGGTCGCGGACGCCCCCGGACAGATGCCCGCGCACCTGCCACTGATCATTGCGATAGGTCTGTTGGGCTTTGGCCAGGGTTGGGCGCTGCCGACACTGGTACGTTCCGTCATCGATCGCGCCCCGGCCAGTGGTTCCGGGATGATTGCCGGCATCACCAATTCCGCCTTGCAGATCAGTGCGGCGCTGGGGGTGGCGATCTTCGGTGGCGTGTTCTTTACGGTGGCAGGGCCGTCGCCCGATCCCCGGTCCATGGCGACAGCGCTGGTTGCCGCCATGCTGGGCCTGGCGGCCAGTCTGACGATCGCGGCCATCCTGTCCATCGTCGCCGCGAGGGCGACGATCCGGATGGCCGCTTATCCCGCTGCCGGCGCACCCCCGGCCTGA
- a CDS encoding tripartite tricarboxylate transporter substrate binding protein, with product MSTRPTRLAGVPAAARAQVALPRTRLFGAALLALSLTAAAMATSTAYAQSYPNRPVRVVIPFAPGGSNDIVGRFISDELGKKLGQTFVVDNRGGAGGTIGTDLVAKAPADGYTLLLISTPHTANSTLYKKLPYRPAQDFTPIGRIATASQVISVFPGLPTKTLPELIAYAKANPGKLNYVSSGIGSSQHLVSEMFANQAGIQMTHVPYKGAGAALADVSAGHAQVSVGTVLQALPHIKGDRLRALAVSGANRQAVLPDVPTAAESGLKGFEPDNWWGLLAPAGTPPEVINTLTRTMGEILARPDTIKKLESESATVAYQPPADFSKFMDSETTKWAALIRKLNIQAD from the coding sequence ATGTCCACTCGTCCCACCCGCCTTGCCGGCGTGCCTGCCGCTGCGCGCGCCCAGGTTGCCTTGCCGCGGACTCGCTTGTTCGGCGCCGCCTTGCTGGCGCTGTCGCTGACGGCGGCGGCGATGGCAACGTCCACCGCGTATGCCCAGTCCTACCCGAACCGCCCCGTGCGCGTCGTCATTCCTTTCGCGCCGGGTGGCAGCAACGACATCGTGGGGCGCTTCATTTCCGACGAACTGGGCAAGAAGCTGGGCCAGACGTTTGTGGTGGACAACCGGGGCGGGGCGGGCGGCACCATAGGCACCGACCTGGTGGCCAAGGCGCCTGCGGACGGCTACACGCTGCTGCTGATTTCGACGCCGCACACGGCCAATTCGACGCTGTATAAAAAGCTGCCCTATCGGCCCGCGCAGGACTTCACGCCCATTGGCCGGATCGCGACGGCATCGCAGGTGATCAGTGTGTTCCCCGGACTGCCGACCAAGACGCTGCCGGAGTTGATTGCGTATGCCAAGGCTAATCCGGGCAAGCTGAACTATGTGTCATCGGGCATCGGCAGTTCGCAGCATCTGGTGAGCGAGATGTTCGCCAACCAGGCCGGCATCCAGATGACGCATGTGCCGTACAAGGGCGCGGGCGCTGCCTTGGCGGACGTGTCGGCCGGTCACGCGCAGGTGTCGGTGGGCACGGTGCTGCAGGCTTTGCCGCACATCAAGGGCGACCGGCTGCGCGCGCTGGCCGTCAGCGGCGCCAACCGGCAGGCTGTGCTGCCGGATGTACCGACGGCCGCCGAGTCGGGCCTGAAAGGTTTCGAGCCGGACAACTGGTGGGGCCTGCTTGCGCCGGCCGGTACGCCGCCTGAGGTGATCAACACCCTGACCAGGACAATGGGCGAGATCCTGGCGCGCCCGGACACCATCAAGAAGCTGGAAAGCGAAAGCGCGACGGTGGCCTATCAGCCGCCAGCGGACTTCAGCAAGTTCATGGATAGCGAAACCACCAAGTGGGCGGCGCTGATCCGGAAGCTGAATATCCAGGCGGATTGA
- a CDS encoding efflux RND transporter permease subunit: MSISANFIKRPIGTSLLAIAILLVGIATWPLLPVAPLPQVDFPTIQVTANLPGASPETMASNVAQPLERQFSLIAGLAQMTSNSATGNTQITLQFDLNRSIDAAALDVQAAINASTGQLPANLPSPPTFRKVNPADAPMLVLAVQSDVLPMIQVNDYADNILAQQISQISGVGLVNIGGQQKPAVRIQIDPSKIATLGISLEDIRGVIATTSVNQPKGTIDGPNQAFTTYTNDQLLSAAPWNDMVLSYKNGAPIRVRDIGVAVDAAENAKIAGWTYAGKAAPAGNTLLNGRSIVLTITKQPGANVIDTVDRIKAALPRLQASIPPTVQVNTIVDRTQTIRASVFEVEMTLILTIALVVMIIFMFLRNVAATIIPCLTVPLAIMGTAAVMYVVGYSLDNLSLMALTIAVGFVVDDAIVMLENIYRHIEDGMSPMEAAYKGAGEIGFTIVSISVSLVAVFIPLLLMGGIVGRLLREFAVTVTITVAVSVVISLTLTPMLCSRYLRNTHGDRHGKLYYLFERGFDRLLNGYKRGLHVVLRHQFLTLMGFLVTVAATVALFIIIPKGFFPQQDTGFIFGFAESAQDSSSAAMNRRMLKLADVIREDPDVASFGMNSSASTYNTGNFQIGLRPKADGRTASADEVIRRLRPQLARVEGVNLFLQASQDINVGGRLSRTQYQYTLTDSNLEELNEWAPRMLAKLRQLPELADTVSDQQNAAATATVTIDRARASSFGISPAVIDATIYDAIGQRQVAQFFTQINSYRVILEVTPALQQDPSLFNKLYLNSPVTGQQVPLSSFVTVDTTKTGYLAISHQSQFPAVTISFNLAPGVSLGQATQAIQKAQAEMGAPQTLTGAFQGTAKAFGDSLSSQPYLIAAALIAVYIVLGLLYESYIHPLTILSTLPSAGVGALLILMAGGYDLSVIALIGIILLIGIVKKNGIMMIDFALNAERQHGMTPEQAIYQACVLRFRPIMMTTMCALLSGLPLMLGHGAGSELRQPLGYAMVGGLVLSQALTLFTTPVVYLYLDRAHFWYMRRKEARGARKAARRGGPAPA, encoded by the coding sequence ATGAGCATCTCCGCCAATTTCATCAAACGGCCCATCGGCACGTCGCTGCTGGCCATCGCCATCCTGCTGGTCGGCATCGCCACGTGGCCCCTGTTGCCCGTGGCCCCTTTGCCGCAGGTGGATTTTCCGACCATCCAGGTCACGGCCAACCTGCCGGGCGCAAGTCCGGAGACCATGGCGTCCAATGTTGCGCAGCCGCTGGAACGGCAGTTTTCGCTGATCGCGGGCCTGGCCCAGATGACGTCCAACAGCGCGACCGGCAACACGCAGATCACCCTGCAGTTCGACCTGAACCGCAGCATCGACGCGGCCGCGCTGGATGTGCAGGCGGCCATCAACGCGTCCACCGGCCAGTTGCCGGCCAACCTGCCCAGCCCGCCCACGTTCCGCAAGGTGAACCCGGCCGATGCGCCCATGCTGGTGCTGGCCGTGCAGTCCGACGTGCTGCCCATGATCCAGGTCAACGATTACGCCGACAACATCCTGGCGCAGCAGATCTCGCAGATCTCCGGCGTGGGCCTTGTCAACATCGGCGGGCAGCAAAAGCCGGCGGTGCGCATCCAGATCGACCCGTCCAAGATCGCCACGCTGGGCATCAGCCTGGAAGACATCCGCGGCGTGATCGCGACCACCTCCGTCAATCAGCCCAAGGGCACCATCGACGGTCCGAACCAGGCCTTCACCACCTACACCAATGACCAGCTGTTGAGCGCCGCACCGTGGAACGACATGGTGCTGTCCTACAAGAACGGCGCGCCGATCCGGGTGAGGGACATCGGCGTCGCGGTGGACGCGGCCGAAAACGCCAAGATCGCCGGCTGGACCTATGCCGGCAAGGCCGCGCCCGCCGGCAACACGCTGCTCAATGGCCGGTCCATCGTGCTGACCATTACCAAGCAGCCCGGGGCCAACGTGATCGACACCGTGGACCGGATCAAGGCGGCCCTGCCCCGCCTGCAGGCGTCGATTCCGCCCACGGTCCAGGTCAACACCATCGTCGACCGCACGCAGACCATTCGCGCGTCGGTGTTCGAAGTCGAGATGACGCTGATCCTGACCATCGCGCTGGTCGTCATGATCATCTTCATGTTCCTGCGCAACGTCGCCGCCACCATCATCCCGTGCCTGACCGTGCCGCTTGCCATCATGGGCACGGCCGCGGTCATGTATGTGGTGGGCTACAGCCTGGACAACCTGTCGTTGATGGCGCTGACGATTGCGGTCGGCTTCGTGGTGGACGACGCCATCGTCATGCTTGAAAACATCTATCGGCACATCGAAGACGGCATGTCGCCGATGGAAGCGGCCTACAAAGGCGCCGGTGAAATCGGCTTCACCATTGTGTCCATCTCGGTGTCGCTGGTGGCGGTGTTCATTCCGCTGCTGCTGATGGGCGGGATCGTGGGCCGGCTGCTGCGCGAATTTGCCGTCACGGTCACGATCACGGTGGCCGTGTCGGTGGTCATTTCGTTGACACTGACACCCATGCTCTGCTCGCGCTACCTGCGCAACACCCACGGCGACCGGCACGGCAAGCTGTACTACCTGTTCGAACGCGGCTTCGACCGCCTGCTCAATGGCTACAAGCGGGGCCTGCATGTCGTGCTGCGCCACCAGTTCCTGACGCTGATGGGCTTTCTGGTGACGGTGGCCGCCACCGTGGCGCTGTTCATCATCATCCCGAAGGGCTTTTTCCCGCAGCAGGATACGGGCTTCATTTTCGGCTTTGCCGAGTCGGCGCAAGACTCGTCATCCGCCGCCATGAACCGGCGCATGCTGAAACTGGCGGACGTCATCCGCGAAGACCCCGACGTCGCCAGCTTCGGCATGAACAGCAGCGCATCGACCTACAACACGGGCAACTTCCAGATCGGCCTGCGTCCCAAGGCCGATGGCCGCACCGCCAGCGCCGACGAGGTCATTCGCCGCCTGCGGCCGCAACTGGCGCGGGTCGAAGGCGTCAACCTGTTCCTGCAGGCCAGCCAGGACATCAACGTGGGCGGGCGGCTGTCGCGCACGCAATACCAGTACACCTTGACCGATTCGAATCTGGAAGAGCTGAACGAGTGGGCGCCGCGCATGCTGGCCAAGCTGCGCCAGCTGCCGGAACTGGCGGACACCGTGTCCGACCAGCAGAACGCCGCGGCCACCGCCACCGTCACCATTGACCGCGCCCGTGCGTCCAGCTTCGGCATCTCGCCCGCGGTCATCGACGCCACGATCTACGACGCGATCGGCCAGCGGCAGGTGGCGCAGTTCTTTACGCAGATCAACAGCTACCGCGTGATCCTGGAAGTCACGCCGGCACTCCAGCAGGACCCATCCCTGTTCAACAAGCTGTACCTGAATTCACCGGTCACGGGTCAGCAGGTGCCGCTGTCGTCGTTCGTGACGGTGGATACGACCAAGACCGGCTACCTGGCGATCAGCCATCAAAGCCAGTTCCCGGCGGTGACGATCTCGTTCAACCTGGCGCCGGGCGTGTCGCTGGGCCAGGCCACCCAGGCGATCCAGAAAGCGCAGGCCGAGATGGGTGCGCCGCAGACCCTGACCGGCGCCTTCCAGGGCACCGCCAAGGCCTTTGGCGATTCCCTGTCGTCGCAGCCCTACCTGATCGCGGCCGCGCTGATCGCCGTCTACATCGTGCTGGGCCTGCTGTACGAAAGCTACATCCACCCGCTGACCATCCTGTCGACGCTGCCGTCGGCGGGCGTGGGGGCCCTGCTGATCCTGATGGCCGGCGGCTACGACCTGAGCGTGATCGCCCTGATTGGGATTATCCTGCTGATCGGCATCGTCAAAAAAAACGGGATCATGATGATCGACTTTGCCCTGAACGCGGAACGCCAGCACGGCATGACGCCCGAACAGGCGATCTACCAGGCCTGCGTGCTGCGCTTTCGGCCCATCATGATGACAACGATGTGCGCCCTGCTCAGCGGCCTGCCGCTGATGCTGGGACACGGCGCCGGATCGGAACTGCGGCAGCCGCTGGGATATGCGATGGTGGGCGGACTGGTGCTGTCGCAGGCCCTGACCCTGTTCACGACTCCGGTGGTGTATCTGTACCTGGACCGCGCGCACTTCTGGTACATGCGCCGGAAAGAAGCGCGGGGCGCACGCAAGGCGGCGCGCCGCGGTGGTCCGGCCCCGGCATAA
- a CDS encoding DUF308 domain-containing protein: protein MTTAFNSPAVSTPANTWLKTYYFLRAAFSFVWVLAALTAGRTTPLVGMMLLVAYPAWDAVANFIDARQSGGARRNPTQMFNVFASGMVTVSIAVALTVSMHAVLGVFGVWAALAGLLQLATGVRRWKTHGAQWPMILSGAQSTLAGVLFIQRAAGPGLPGIADIAPYAAFGAFYFLVSGMALLVKDFRRP from the coding sequence ATGACCACTGCCTTCAACTCCCCTGCTGTCTCCACCCCAGCGAATACCTGGCTGAAAACCTACTATTTTTTGCGTGCAGCGTTCTCCTTCGTCTGGGTCCTGGCGGCGCTGACGGCAGGCCGCACGACCCCGCTTGTCGGGATGATGCTGCTTGTCGCGTATCCCGCATGGGACGCCGTGGCCAACTTTATTGATGCCCGGCAAAGCGGTGGCGCTCGCCGCAACCCGACGCAGATGTTCAACGTATTTGCGAGCGGCATGGTGACCGTGTCCATCGCCGTCGCGTTGACCGTCAGCATGCATGCCGTGCTCGGCGTGTTCGGTGTGTGGGCGGCGCTGGCCGGACTGCTGCAGCTCGCCACCGGCGTCCGGCGTTGGAAGACCCATGGCGCGCAGTGGCCCATGATCCTCAGCGGCGCGCAATCGACACTGGCGGGCGTCCTCTTCATCCAGCGCGCTGCGGGGCCCGGCCTCCCGGGCATTGCCGACATCGCGCCGTACGCCGCGTTTGGCGCGTTCTACTTCCTGGTGTCCGGCATGGCACTGCTCGTGAAAGATTTCCGGCGCCCCTGA
- a CDS encoding heavy metal sensor histidine kinase gives MRRSITTRLVVMFAVAALVTLTLIGTALYGVLRSELARHQQEELRTMMQDLSYWLARLGSPSRWSRFQARLDAQTPANGSVRFWVLSDDPRFQYGTGIAELELPSNKADGLETIHIPNRRYPLHTITRTIPGFDERPPIRMIIAIDAESYYNTLHTFLIAVVALTLSAVLLVVLLGYWVARVGLRPLQRLSEEAQALRPSALSQRLQVATLPAELSDLAVAFNGALSRLEGAYKQLEAFNADVAHELRTPLTNLIGETQVALSRPRTAPQFEEVLQSNLEELDRLRAIINDMLFLARADEGEAATGLVVEPIVCEVQKTVDFFEFLLDDMQMTAAIDGDADLRAPIDTALFRRAMTNLLHNAIQHSARGAHIDISVSRSDRWVRIAVRNPGETVDAHHLPRLFDRFYRVDAARNDTGQSHGHGLGLAIVKAVATMHGGQVFAESADGVTTIGFMVQAA, from the coding sequence ATGAGGCGGTCGATCACCACGCGGCTGGTCGTGATGTTCGCGGTCGCCGCGCTGGTCACGCTGACCCTGATCGGCACAGCGCTGTACGGCGTGCTGCGCAGCGAACTGGCGCGGCACCAGCAGGAAGAACTGCGCACCATGATGCAGGACCTGAGCTACTGGCTCGCGCGCCTGGGCTCGCCATCGCGGTGGTCGCGCTTCCAGGCGCGGCTCGATGCGCAGACGCCGGCCAATGGCAGCGTGCGGTTCTGGGTGCTGAGCGACGATCCACGCTTTCAATACGGTACCGGCATTGCCGAACTGGAACTGCCCAGCAACAAGGCGGACGGGCTGGAGACCATCCACATTCCCAATCGACGTTACCCGCTGCACACCATCACGCGCACGATCCCTGGCTTCGATGAACGCCCGCCGATCCGCATGATCATCGCGATCGATGCCGAGTCCTACTACAACACCTTGCACACCTTCCTGATCGCGGTCGTTGCCCTGACCTTGAGCGCGGTGCTGCTGGTCGTGCTGCTTGGATATTGGGTGGCGCGGGTCGGCTTGCGGCCGCTGCAGCGGCTGTCGGAAGAAGCCCAGGCATTGCGGCCCAGCGCCCTGTCGCAGCGCTTGCAGGTCGCCACCTTGCCCGCCGAATTGTCGGACCTGGCCGTGGCGTTCAACGGCGCGCTGAGCCGGCTCGAAGGCGCCTACAAACAGCTGGAAGCGTTCAATGCCGACGTGGCCCACGAACTGCGCACGCCGCTGACCAACCTGATCGGCGAGACCCAGGTCGCGCTGTCGCGCCCGCGCACCGCGCCGCAATTCGAAGAGGTGCTGCAATCCAATCTGGAAGAACTGGATCGCCTGCGCGCCATTATCAACGACATGCTGTTCCTGGCGCGCGCCGATGAAGGCGAAGCGGCCACCGGGCTGGTGGTCGAACCGATCGTGTGCGAAGTGCAGAAGACGGTCGACTTCTTTGAATTCCTGCTGGACGACATGCAGATGACGGCAGCGATCGACGGTGATGCGGACTTGCGCGCGCCGATCGATACCGCCCTGTTCCGGCGCGCCATGACCAACCTGCTGCATAACGCGATCCAGCATTCGGCGCGCGGCGCGCACATCGACATTTCGGTCAGCCGGTCGGATCGGTGGGTGCGCATTGCGGTGCGCAATCCCGGCGAGACCGTCGACGCACACCACCTGCCACGCCTGTTCGACCGCTTCTATCGGGTCGATGCCGCGCGCAACGATACCGGGCAGAGCCACGGGCACGGCTTGGGATTGGCCATCGTCAAGGCCGTGGCCACCATGCACGGCGGCCAGGTATTCGCAGAAAGCGCCGATGGCGTGACCACCATCGGCTTCATGGTGCAGGCGGCTTAA
- a CDS encoding nuclear transport factor 2 family protein, whose amino-acid sequence MSNDLEARLDAIESRIAIETLIANYAEAFDTMNEALLATLWHPDSRLYLGANGNSEGLEAILAQARVNMKRMPHMHHWMANALITVEGDTGRGRVAADCLFYDVDQGPLQVSGQYHDIYQRRNGRWAFEQRTFDMHYATPLQNWTPVAGTERFGLPA is encoded by the coding sequence ATGTCAAACGACCTTGAAGCACGCCTGGACGCCATCGAAAGCCGCATTGCGATCGAGACCCTGATTGCCAATTACGCCGAAGCCTTCGATACGATGAACGAAGCGCTGCTGGCTACCCTGTGGCATCCGGACTCGCGGCTGTATCTTGGCGCGAATGGAAACTCCGAAGGGCTCGAGGCCATCCTGGCGCAGGCGCGTGTGAACATGAAGCGCATGCCACACATGCATCACTGGATGGCGAACGCGCTGATCACCGTGGAAGGAGACACGGGCCGCGGACGGGTGGCGGCGGATTGCCTTTTCTACGACGTCGATCAGGGCCCCCTGCAGGTAAGCGGCCAGTACCACGACATCTATCAGCGAAGGAACGGTCGTTGGGCGTTCGAACAGCGCACGTTTGACATGCATTACGCAACGCCGCTCCAGAACTGGACGCCGGTTGCGGGAACGGAACGCTTCGGCCTTCCGGCCTGA
- a CDS encoding uroporphyrinogen decarboxylase family protein → MTILLPTSLVGSYAQPDWLIDRQKLAGRFPPRVRALELWRVAPEFLEQAQDDATIHAIREQERAGLDIITDGEMRRESYSNRFATALDGVDIDNPGTALDRSGHPNPVPRVVGKISRRHSVQVRDVEFLRAHTDRKIKITVPGPFTMAQQAQNDFYETDEEMAYDYAAAVNLEIKDMFAAGADIVQIDEPYMQARPEKAREYGVKTLNRALEGVEGQTAVHICFGYAHVIHERPAGYSFLPELSACCANQISIETAQSSLDCSVLEKLENKTIILGVLDLSTNEVETPEVVAARIRRALPHVSPERVIIAPDCGLKYLPREVAFGKMKAMVDGTRIVREELSA, encoded by the coding sequence ATGACGATACTGCTCCCAACTTCCCTCGTGGGCTCCTATGCGCAGCCCGACTGGCTGATCGATCGCCAAAAGCTGGCGGGCCGTTTTCCGCCGCGCGTGCGGGCGCTTGAACTGTGGCGCGTGGCGCCGGAATTCCTTGAACAGGCGCAGGACGACGCGACCATTCACGCGATCCGCGAGCAGGAACGTGCCGGCCTCGACATCATCACCGACGGTGAAATGCGCCGCGAAAGCTATTCGAATCGTTTCGCCACCGCGCTGGACGGCGTGGACATCGACAATCCCGGCACGGCGCTCGATCGCAGCGGCCATCCGAATCCGGTGCCGCGTGTGGTCGGCAAGATCAGCCGCCGCCATTCGGTCCAGGTGCGCGACGTAGAGTTCCTGCGCGCCCACACCGATCGCAAGATCAAGATCACGGTGCCGGGTCCGTTCACCATGGCGCAGCAGGCGCAAAACGATTTCTACGAGACCGACGAAGAAATGGCGTACGACTACGCCGCTGCGGTCAACCTGGAAATCAAGGACATGTTTGCCGCGGGCGCCGACATCGTGCAGATCGACGAGCCTTACATGCAGGCGCGGCCGGAGAAGGCGCGCGAGTATGGCGTCAAGACGCTGAACCGCGCGCTGGAAGGGGTGGAAGGTCAGACGGCCGTGCACATCTGCTTCGGCTATGCGCATGTGATTCATGAGCGGCCCGCCGGCTATTCGTTCCTGCCGGAACTGTCAGCATGCTGCGCGAATCAGATTTCGATCGAGACCGCGCAGTCGTCGCTGGATTGTTCGGTGCTGGAAAAGCTGGAGAACAAGACGATCATTCTGGGTGTGCTGGACTTGTCGACCAATGAAGTCGAAACGCCGGAAGTGGTTGCGGCGCGCATCCGCCGCGCCTTGCCGCATGTGTCGCCGGAACGCGTGATCATCGCGCCGGATTGCGGTCTGAAGTACCTGCCGCGGGAAGTGGCATTCGGCAAGATGAAGGCCATGGTCGACGGCACGCGCATCGTCCGCGAAGAATTGTCGGCATGA
- a CDS encoding heavy metal response regulator transcription factor, protein MKLLIVEDEIKTADYLRKGLTEQGCAVDLAHNGIDGQHLALQQDYDVIVLDVMLPGLDGFSVLRSLRTIKQTPVIMLTARDRIEDRVKGLHDGADDYLVKPFSFLELLARLQALTRRGRAQEPVQLRVGNLRVDLISRKAYRDATRIDLTAKEFSLLAVLARRKGEIISKTAIAELVWDMNFDSNVNVVEVAIKRLRAKVDAGHSPKLLHTIRGMGYVLEVRDNAAADGSVE, encoded by the coding sequence ATGAAACTTCTGATCGTCGAAGACGAAATCAAGACTGCCGATTACCTCCGCAAGGGGCTGACCGAGCAGGGCTGCGCGGTGGACCTGGCGCACAACGGCATCGACGGGCAACACCTGGCGCTGCAGCAGGACTACGACGTGATCGTGCTCGATGTCATGCTGCCGGGGCTCGACGGCTTTTCGGTGCTGCGATCCTTGCGCACCATCAAGCAGACACCGGTCATCATGCTGACCGCGCGCGACCGCATCGAAGACCGGGTGAAGGGCCTGCACGACGGCGCCGACGATTACCTGGTCAAGCCCTTTTCCTTTCTGGAACTGCTGGCGCGGCTGCAGGCCCTGACCCGGCGTGGGCGCGCGCAGGAACCGGTGCAGCTGCGCGTTGGCAATCTGCGCGTGGACCTGATCAGCCGCAAGGCGTATCGGGACGCGACCCGTATCGACCTGACGGCCAAGGAATTCTCGTTGCTGGCGGTGCTGGCGCGGCGCAAGGGCGAGATCATTTCCAAGACGGCGATTGCCGAACTGGTGTGGGACATGAACTTCGACAGCAACGTGAACGTGGTCGAAGTCGCCATCAAGCGCCTGCGCGCCAAGGTCGATGCGGGACACAGCCCCAAGCTGCTGCACACGATACGCGGCATGGGTTATGTGCTGGAAGTGCGCGACAACGCAGCGGCCGACGGATCGGTGGAATGA